Proteins from one Parvibaculum lavamentivorans DS-1 genomic window:
- a CDS encoding MlaE family ABC transporter permease encodes MNFFAVIGRVVLALLGEIGRLSLFVWLSVSHILRPPFFWRLTAQQMLRIGYFSLPVVALTAFFTGGALALQIYYGGNSFNSESIVATIVALGITRELGPVLGGLMVAGRVSAAIAAELGTMRVTEQIDALTTLSTNPHKYLVVPRVVAAVITLPLLVLVADIIGIMGGYVVGTASLDFNGGVYIKNTADFLKLDDVTSGLIKAAVFGFIIAVMGCFHGFNSKGGAQGVGRATTNAVVTASILILAANYVMTSLLFAS; translated from the coding sequence TTGAATTTTTTCGCGGTTATCGGGCGGGTCGTGCTGGCGCTGCTTGGCGAGATCGGACGGCTGTCGCTATTCGTCTGGCTGTCGGTTTCCCACATCCTGCGGCCGCCCTTCTTCTGGCGGCTGACGGCGCAGCAGATGCTGCGGATCGGCTATTTCTCGCTGCCGGTGGTGGCGCTCACCGCCTTCTTCACGGGTGGCGCGCTGGCGCTGCAAATCTATTACGGCGGCAACTCGTTCAATTCGGAATCGATCGTCGCGACCATCGTCGCGCTCGGCATCACACGCGAACTGGGGCCGGTGCTTGGCGGCCTGATGGTGGCGGGGCGCGTTTCGGCGGCGATCGCGGCGGAACTCGGCACGATGCGCGTGACAGAGCAGATCGACGCGCTGACGACGCTTTCGACCAACCCGCATAAATATCTGGTGGTGCCGCGCGTGGTGGCAGCCGTCATCACGCTGCCGCTGCTGGTGCTCGTTGCCGACATCATCGGCATCATGGGCGGCTATGTGGTGGGCACGGCGTCGCTCGATTTCAACGGCGGCGTCTATATCAAGAATACGGCGGACTTCCTGAAGCTCGACGATGTGACGTCCGGCCTCATCAAGGCGGCGGTGTTCGGCTTCATCATCGCCGTCATGGGCTGCTTCCACGGCTTCAACTCGAAGGGTGGCGCGCAGGGCGTGGGCCGCGCGACGACGAACGCGGTGGTGACGGCCTCCATTCTGATCCTTGCGGCGAACTACGTCATGACGTCGCTGCTGTTTGCGAGCTGA
- a CDS encoding ABC transporter ATP-binding protein, translating to MSDAKIELRNVHKRFGKKVVLDGINLTVPKGESLVVIGGSGTGKSVMIKCVLGIIRPDSGEIFVDGKNVLKMDSGEREKVLRKFGMLFQGAALFDSLPVWENVAFGLIQGRKMKRKQAKDIAIEKLAKVGLAPEVGELYPAELSGGMQKRVGLARAIATEPEIIFFDEPTTGLDPIMADVINDLIVDSVKDLGATTLSITHDMASARKIADKVAMIYKGKIIWSGSRAEVDNSGNEYVDQFIHGRAEGPIQMEVLKP from the coding sequence ATGAGCGACGCCAAGATCGAACTCAGGAACGTCCACAAGCGCTTCGGCAAGAAGGTGGTGCTGGACGGCATCAACCTTACTGTGCCGAAAGGCGAGTCTCTTGTCGTGATCGGCGGCTCGGGCACCGGCAAGTCGGTGATGATCAAATGCGTGCTCGGCATCATCCGGCCGGACAGCGGCGAAATTTTCGTCGACGGCAAGAACGTGCTGAAAATGGATAGCGGCGAGCGCGAGAAGGTGCTCCGCAAATTCGGCATGCTGTTTCAGGGCGCGGCGCTGTTCGACAGCCTGCCTGTCTGGGAGAATGTCGCCTTCGGCCTGATACAAGGGCGGAAGATGAAGCGCAAACAGGCGAAAGACATTGCCATCGAGAAGCTTGCCAAGGTGGGGCTCGCGCCGGAAGTGGGCGAGCTTTATCCCGCCGAGCTTTCAGGCGGCATGCAGAAGCGCGTCGGACTTGCGCGCGCCATCGCGACGGAGCCGGAAATCATTTTCTTCGACGAACCCACCACGGGCCTCGACCCGATCATGGCGGACGTCATCAACGATCTGATCGTCGACAGCGTGAAAGACCTTGGCGCAACGACACTCTCGATCACGCATGACATGGCGAGCGCACGCAAGATCGCGGACAAGGTGGCGATGATCTACAAGGGGAAGATCATCTGGTCGGGCAGCCGCGCGGAAGTGGACAATAGCGGCAATGAGTATGTCGACCAGTTCATTCATGGGCGGGCGGAAGGCCCGATCCAGATGGAAGTGCTGAAGCCTTAA
- the radA gene encoding DNA repair protein RadA, with protein MARASRTFVCQACGAVTARWAGRCESCGEWNTIVEEAPDSAGVGGGPQKSLAGARAKGRKIELVAMSGETADPPRHVTGVGEFDRVTGGGLVPGSALLIGGDPGIGKSTLLLQVMAALARKGKSVVYISGEEAIAQVRMRARRLGLADAEVQLGAETNLKDIIGTLESGQAPDAVVIDSIQTMWTDVLESAPGTVAQVRASAQELVRFAKKRGSAVILVGHVTKEGQIAGPRVVEHMVDAVIYFEGERGHQFRILRAVKNRFGPANEIGVFEMGEMGLAEVPNPSALFLGERDGETSGSAVFAGIEGTRPVLVEIQALVAQSSLGTPRRAVVGWDGGRLSMILAVLEARCGLSLAGQDVYLNVAGGLRINEPAADLAVAAALVSSVSGMPLPPDCVIFGEISLSGAVRPVNQMDARLKEAEKLGFTRGIIPASAARTRPSTALKFTEISDLAGLIAHLTAGDGKGKGDRRARDV; from the coding sequence ATGGCGCGCGCATCACGCACATTTGTCTGTCAGGCTTGCGGGGCGGTGACGGCCCGCTGGGCGGGGCGGTGCGAGAGTTGCGGCGAGTGGAACACCATCGTCGAGGAGGCGCCCGACAGCGCCGGCGTCGGCGGCGGGCCGCAGAAATCGCTCGCAGGCGCGCGGGCGAAGGGGCGGAAGATCGAACTCGTCGCGATGAGCGGCGAGACGGCCGACCCGCCGCGCCATGTGACCGGCGTCGGCGAATTCGACCGGGTGACGGGCGGCGGGCTGGTGCCGGGCTCGGCACTGCTGATCGGAGGCGATCCGGGCATCGGCAAGTCGACGCTGCTTTTGCAGGTGATGGCGGCGCTGGCGCGGAAAGGAAAATCCGTCGTCTATATTTCCGGCGAAGAGGCAATTGCGCAGGTGAGGATGCGGGCGCGCAGGCTCGGGCTTGCGGATGCCGAAGTGCAGCTCGGCGCGGAGACGAACCTCAAGGACATCATCGGCACGCTGGAAAGCGGACAGGCGCCGGACGCGGTGGTGATCGACTCCATCCAGACGATGTGGACGGATGTGCTGGAATCCGCGCCCGGCACGGTGGCGCAGGTGCGCGCCTCGGCGCAGGAGCTTGTGCGCTTTGCAAAGAAGCGCGGGTCGGCCGTCATTCTCGTCGGCCATGTGACCAAGGAAGGCCAGATCGCGGGGCCACGAGTCGTCGAGCACATGGTCGATGCGGTGATCTATTTCGAAGGCGAGCGCGGACACCAGTTCCGCATCCTGCGGGCGGTGAAGAACCGCTTCGGACCGGCAAACGAAATCGGCGTGTTCGAGATGGGGGAAATGGGGCTCGCCGAAGTGCCGAACCCATCGGCGCTCTTTCTCGGCGAGCGCGACGGGGAGACGAGCGGCTCGGCGGTCTTTGCCGGGATCGAGGGGACGCGGCCGGTGCTGGTCGAAATCCAGGCGCTGGTGGCGCAAAGTTCGCTCGGCACGCCGCGCCGGGCGGTTGTCGGCTGGGACGGGGGGCGGCTTTCCATGATCCTCGCGGTGCTGGAGGCGCGGTGCGGCCTCTCGCTGGCGGGGCAGGATGTTTACCTCAATGTGGCGGGCGGATTGCGAATCAACGAGCCGGCGGCGGACCTTGCGGTGGCGGCGGCGCTTGTTTCATCCGTTTCGGGGATGCCGCTGCCGCCCGATTGCGTCATTTTCGGCGAAATCAGCCTTTCGGGCGCCGTGCGGCCCGTGAACCAGATGGATGCTCGGCTGAAAGAGGCGGAAAAGCTGGGCTTTACGCGGGGCATCATTCCCGCCAGCGCGGCGCGGACAAGGCCTTCCACGGCGCTGAAATTTACTGAAATTTCGGACCTTGCGGGGCTTATAGCCCATCTCACGGCGGGGGACGGCAAGGGCAAGGGCGACCGCCGGGCACGCGATGTGTGA
- a CDS encoding CvpA family protein: MTLFDLFVIGVLLVSSVLALLRGFTNEVLSILAWIVGALAALWLFPYVTPILRDVISPPWLASVVAAVGIFVVAYAIVAALTARWSGGLMDLHERAALLDRTLGLIFGAARGLLIVTVAYLFFAWLVPNPDDQPGWIRYAKTRPLVEDTAALLFSLAPAPGGREVAPRSPAPARETIPAPSYRETPRQEAAPAPAQATPAPANSGADTGNGPGYNPSERRGLDRLFENTTGD; encoded by the coding sequence TTGACGCTTTTCGACCTCTTCGTCATAGGTGTGCTGCTGGTTTCGAGTGTGCTGGCGCTGTTGCGCGGGTTCACCAACGAGGTCTTGTCGATCCTTGCCTGGATCGTCGGCGCCCTTGCGGCGCTGTGGCTGTTTCCCTATGTAACGCCCATATTGAGAGACGTGATCTCGCCGCCCTGGCTTGCCTCGGTCGTGGCGGCGGTCGGGATTTTCGTCGTCGCCTATGCGATCGTCGCGGCGCTTACCGCCCGCTGGTCCGGCGGATTGATGGATCTGCATGAACGGGCAGCCCTTCTCGACCGGACGCTTGGCCTTATTTTCGGCGCCGCGAGGGGATTGCTGATCGTCACGGTCGCTTATCTTTTCTTCGCGTGGCTGGTGCCGAACCCCGACGACCAGCCAGGCTGGATCAGATACGCAAAGACGAGGCCCCTGGTCGAGGATACGGCCGCCCTGCTCTTTTCGCTCGCGCCGGCCCCCGGCGGACGCGAGGTCGCGCCGCGATCCCCGGCACCGGCGCGGGAAACGATACCGGCGCCGAGCTACCGCGAGACGCCGCGTCAAGAGGCCGCGCCGGCACCGGCCCAAGCGACCCCCGCGCCCGCCAATTCGGGCGCTGACACGGGAAATGGCCCGGGGTATAACCCGTCCGAACGGAGGGGACTCGACCGATTGTTCGAGAACACGACCGGGGATTAG
- the purF gene encoding amidophosphoribosyltransferase, with product MDDDKLREECGVFGVFGHNDAAALTALGLHALQHRGQEAAGIVAYDGEHFHSERRLGLVGDHFSSAKVIDRLIGDAAIGHVRYSTTGETILRNVQPLFADLWGGGFAVAHNGNLTNAITLRNELVRDGAIFQSTSDTETILQLVARSRKPRVVERFVEALSQIQGAYALVALTNKKLIGARDPLGIRPLVLGKLAGAPILASETVALDIIGAQFVREIEPGEIVVCTKEGIESIRPFPQQRVRPCVFEYIYFARPDSVVGGKSVYNVRKRLGQELARESAVEADVVIPVPDSGVPAAIGYAAESGIPFELGIIRNHYVGRTFIEPTQHIRQLGVKLKHNANRAIVEGKRIILVDDSVVRGTTSIKIVKMMYEAGAKEVHMRVASPPITHSDFYGIDTPEREQLLASNYDLEGMRAYIGVDSLAFISVDGLYRAMGFTHRDQQNPQLTDHCFTGDYPTPLTDRDGEQRTRQLSLLAEIA from the coding sequence ATGGACGACGACAAGCTGCGCGAGGAATGCGGCGTATTCGGCGTGTTCGGCCATAACGACGCGGCGGCGCTGACGGCGCTCGGCCTGCATGCCCTGCAGCATCGCGGGCAGGAAGCGGCGGGCATCGTCGCCTATGACGGCGAACATTTTCATTCGGAGCGGCGACTCGGGCTTGTGGGCGACCACTTCTCTTCCGCCAAGGTCATCGACCGGCTGATCGGCGACGCGGCTATCGGCCATGTGCGCTATTCGACGACGGGCGAGACGATCCTGCGCAACGTGCAGCCGCTGTTTGCCGACCTGTGGGGCGGCGGTTTTGCGGTCGCGCATAATGGCAACCTCACCAATGCCATCACACTCCGCAACGAGCTGGTGCGCGACGGCGCGATCTTCCAGTCGACCTCCGACACAGAGACGATCCTGCAGCTTGTGGCGCGGAGCCGGAAGCCGCGCGTGGTGGAGCGCTTCGTCGAGGCGCTGTCGCAGATACAGGGCGCCTATGCGCTGGTGGCGCTGACCAACAAGAAGCTGATCGGCGCGCGCGATCCGCTCGGCATTCGGCCGCTGGTGCTGGGCAAGCTGGCGGGGGCGCCGATCCTCGCTTCGGAAACGGTGGCGCTGGACATTATCGGCGCGCAATTCGTGCGCGAGATCGAGCCCGGCGAGATCGTGGTGTGCACGAAGGAAGGGATCGAATCCATTCGCCCGTTCCCGCAGCAGAGGGTGCGGCCCTGCGTGTTCGAGTACATCTATTTTGCGCGGCCCGACAGCGTGGTCGGCGGCAAGAGCGTCTATAATGTGCGCAAGCGGCTCGGGCAGGAACTGGCGCGTGAAAGCGCGGTGGAAGCCGATGTCGTGATACCGGTGCCGGATTCCGGCGTGCCTGCCGCCATCGGCTATGCGGCGGAGAGCGGCATACCGTTCGAGCTCGGCATCATCCGCAACCATTATGTGGGGCGGACCTTCATCGAGCCGACGCAGCACATTCGCCAGCTCGGCGTGAAGCTCAAGCACAATGCGAACCGCGCCATTGTGGAAGGCAAGCGCATCATTCTCGTGGACGACAGCGTGGTGCGCGGCACGACCTCCATCAAGATCGTGAAGATGATGTATGAAGCGGGCGCGAAGGAAGTGCATATGCGCGTCGCCAGCCCGCCGATCACGCATTCGGATTTCTATGGCATCGACACGCCGGAGCGCGAACAACTGCTCGCCTCCAATTACGACCTCGAAGGAATGCGCGCCTATATCGGCGTCGACAGCCTTGCCTTCATTTCGGTCGACGGCCTTTACCGCGCGATGGGTTTCACGCATCGCGACCAGCAGAACCCGCAACTGACCGACCACTGCTTCACCGGCGACTATCCGACACCGCTCACCGACCGCGACGGCGAGCAGCGGACGCGGCAATTGTCGCTTCTGGCGGAAATCGCCTGA
- a CDS encoding SDR family NAD(P)-dependent oxidoreductase: MTGRLQDRLAVITGASRGIGRAVALGMAAEGAHVILVARTVGGLEEVDNEIRKVGGKATLVPLDLTDMPGIDRLGATIFERWGKLDILVGNAGLLGTLTPMAHLEPKDWDKTLAVNVTANYRLIRSLEPLLKRSDAGRAIFVTSGAAQKCKPYWGSYSVTKAALDAMMKTWAAEVETSAIRVNSVSPGPTRTAMRKKAMPGEDPTTLTKPADLVPLFIELAMPGCTRHGEIVEYQKVKA, from the coding sequence ATGACCGGACGATTGCAGGACCGCCTGGCGGTTATCACAGGCGCTTCGCGCGGCATTGGCAGAGCGGTGGCGCTCGGCATGGCGGCGGAGGGGGCGCATGTGATCCTCGTCGCGCGCACCGTGGGCGGGCTTGAGGAAGTGGATAATGAAATCCGCAAGGTGGGCGGCAAGGCGACGCTGGTGCCTCTCGACCTTACCGACATGCCCGGCATCGACCGGCTGGGCGCGACGATTTTCGAACGCTGGGGGAAGCTCGACATCCTTGTCGGCAATGCGGGGCTGCTCGGCACGCTGACGCCGATGGCGCATCTCGAACCCAAGGACTGGGACAAGACGCTGGCCGTGAACGTCACCGCCAACTACCGCCTCATCCGCTCGCTTGAGCCGCTGCTGAAACGCTCCGATGCGGGGCGCGCGATTTTCGTGACCTCCGGGGCGGCGCAGAAGTGCAAGCCCTATTGGGGCAGCTATTCAGTGACCAAGGCGGCGCTCGACGCGATGATGAAGACATGGGCGGCGGAGGTCGAGACATCGGCCATCCGCGTCAACTCGGTGAGCCCGGGGCCGACGCGGACCGCCATGCGCAAGAAGGCGATGCCGGGCGAAGACCCGACGACGCTGACGAAGCCCGCCGACCTCGTGCCGCTCTTTATCGAACTGGCCATGCCCGGCTGCACCCGGCATGGCGAGATCGTGGAATATCAGAAGGTGAAGGCGTAA
- a CDS encoding nuclear transport factor 2 family protein, translated as MTDKLPAPLSAYFTAKNRHEIDAMLAPFAEDAVVKDEGATMTGQAAIRDWMIETTRKYAVTVDVREVAVAGENVKVKALVSGNFPGSPAMLGYDFTLAGGRIAHLAIG; from the coding sequence GTGACCGACAAACTCCCGGCTCCTCTCTCCGCCTATTTCACCGCGAAAAACCGCCACGAGATCGATGCCATGCTCGCGCCCTTCGCGGAAGATGCGGTGGTGAAGGATGAAGGGGCGACGATGACGGGGCAGGCCGCCATTCGCGATTGGATGATTGAAACGACGCGGAAATACGCCGTCACCGTGGACGTCCGGGAGGTCGCTGTCGCGGGCGAGAACGTGAAAGTGAAGGCGCTCGTCTCCGGCAATTTCCCCGGCAGCCCCGCCATGCTCGGCTATGACTTCACCCTTGCCGGCGGCCGCATAGCGCATCTGGCGATCGGCTAA
- a CDS encoding winged helix-turn-helix transcriptional regulator produces MTRTHEKVGDLPPGKPEAHTPESAAAGIDAAFGMLGGRWKLIILFHLFGGQVKRFSELEAAIPAVSQKMLAQQLRQMETDGLVLRTVYPEVPPRVDYRLTDWGQSLCPALDALLQWAEDKQGAR; encoded by the coding sequence ATGACAAGAACGCACGAAAAAGTGGGTGACTTACCGCCGGGTAAGCCCGAGGCGCATACGCCGGAAAGCGCGGCGGCGGGGATCGACGCCGCGTTCGGCATGCTTGGCGGCCGATGGAAGCTCATCATCCTGTTTCATCTTTTCGGCGGGCAGGTGAAGCGCTTTTCGGAGCTGGAGGCCGCCATTCCCGCCGTCTCGCAGAAGATGCTCGCGCAGCAATTGCGCCAGATGGAGACGGACGGCCTGGTGCTGCGTACGGTCTATCCCGAGGTGCCGCCGAGGGTGGATTACCGGCTGACGGATTGGGGGCAATCGCTCTGCCCGGCGCTGGACGCCTTGCTTCAATGGGCGGAGGACAAGCAAGGCGCGAGGTAG
- a CDS encoding hybrid sensor histidine kinase/response regulator yields MQSGETPFLLAGSEASDIIASFDWAATPLGPMSSWPSSLKATIGLILRSPVPIVTLWGGDGIMIYNDAYSIFAGGRHPGIFGSKVRDGWPEVADFNDNVMKVGLAGGTLAYRDQELTLYRNGEPEQVWMNLDYSPLPDETGKPVGVIAIVVETTRRVEAERQLERGFETLRRMFEQAPGFVAILAGPEHTFVMVNNAYMQLIGHRDTLGKPIREALPEIVDQGFASLLDRVRDTQQPYIGRGIRVLLQREPGMAPEERYLDFVFHPVAAARSDVRGIFVQGHDVTERRLAEIALRESEERFRLVAESAPVMLWMGDETGKCIYLNDALRRFWNVTAEGVADFNWATTVHPDDSDTLHGPFSAAMEAHTAFSVEVRFRRADGEYRIIRTNAQPRFGPDGKFSGMIGVNVDVTEMRRAEEALHAANANLEQRVAREVAERSKAEDALWQAQKMEAIGKLTGGVAHDFNNLLQVVSGNLQLLLKDLDGNERAQRRITNALAGVDRGSKLASQLLAFGRRQPLEPKVVNIGRLVSGMGDMLRRTIGENVEVETVVSGGLWNTFADPAQLENALLNLAINARDAMNEQGRMTIEVGNAYLDDVYALDHPEIAPGQYVVLAVTDTGCGIPADVLPQVFEPFFSTKPQEKGTGLGLSMVYGFVKQSGGHIKIYSEVGHGTTVKLYLPRVNEMEDISALPGVGVPTGGTETILVAEDDEAVRTVVVEMLNDLGYRVLTARDAASALTVLESGVPVDLLFTDVVMPGPLKSTDLARKARERLPSIGVLFTSGYTENSIVHGGRLDPGVDLLSKPYTREALARKLRQVLDGKEPKKATVTMATSSAANAQEAGATPAAGLTILLCEDDALIRMSTADMLREVGLIVIETDTAQEALDIIENGAVDLLITDVGLPDMSGVELALALRKSRRDIPVIFATGHAELDGADGILRSAVVSKPYAVIELKRCIDQLMALGA; encoded by the coding sequence ATGCAGAGCGGAGAAACGCCGTTCCTTCTGGCGGGCAGCGAAGCAAGCGACATCATCGCCTCGTTCGATTGGGCAGCGACGCCTCTCGGGCCGATGTCATCCTGGCCGAGCAGCCTCAAAGCCACGATTGGCCTTATCCTGCGATCGCCCGTTCCCATCGTCACGCTGTGGGGCGGAGACGGCATCATGATCTACAATGATGCCTATTCGATTTTCGCGGGCGGGCGGCATCCCGGCATTTTCGGCTCGAAGGTCCGCGACGGCTGGCCCGAGGTCGCTGACTTCAACGACAATGTGATGAAGGTCGGCCTTGCGGGCGGAACGCTCGCCTATCGCGACCAGGAGTTGACGCTTTACCGGAATGGCGAACCGGAACAAGTGTGGATGAACCTCGACTATTCGCCTCTTCCCGACGAGACCGGCAAGCCGGTGGGCGTGATCGCCATTGTGGTCGAAACGACGCGGCGCGTGGAAGCGGAGAGACAGCTCGAGCGGGGCTTCGAAACGCTGCGGCGGATGTTCGAGCAGGCGCCGGGCTTCGTTGCGATCCTGGCGGGGCCAGAACACACCTTCGTCATGGTCAACAACGCCTATATGCAGCTTATCGGCCATCGCGACACGCTGGGAAAACCCATTCGCGAGGCGCTGCCGGAAATCGTGGATCAGGGCTTCGCCTCGCTTCTCGACCGCGTGCGCGACACCCAGCAACCCTATATCGGACGCGGCATTCGCGTGTTGCTGCAGCGCGAACCGGGAATGGCGCCGGAAGAACGCTATCTCGATTTCGTCTTCCATCCGGTAGCAGCCGCCCGCAGCGACGTGCGCGGCATTTTCGTGCAGGGGCACGACGTGACCGAGCGGCGGCTTGCCGAGATCGCGCTGCGGGAAAGCGAAGAGCGGTTCCGCCTCGTTGCCGAAAGCGCGCCGGTGATGCTGTGGATGGGCGACGAGACCGGCAAGTGCATCTATCTGAACGATGCGCTGCGCCGGTTCTGGAATGTGACGGCCGAGGGCGTGGCCGATTTCAACTGGGCGACGACGGTTCATCCCGACGACAGCGATACGCTCCACGGCCCATTCAGTGCCGCCATGGAAGCGCACACCGCGTTCTCCGTGGAAGTGCGGTTTCGCCGCGCCGATGGCGAATACCGGATCATCAGGACGAATGCACAGCCGCGCTTTGGGCCTGACGGGAAGTTTTCCGGCATGATCGGCGTGAATGTCGACGTGACCGAGATGAGGCGAGCGGAAGAGGCGCTGCACGCCGCCAATGCGAACCTGGAGCAACGCGTGGCACGGGAAGTGGCCGAACGCTCGAAGGCCGAAGACGCCTTGTGGCAGGCGCAGAAGATGGAAGCCATCGGCAAGCTGACCGGCGGCGTCGCGCATGACTTCAACAACCTGCTGCAGGTCGTCTCCGGCAATCTGCAATTGCTGCTGAAGGACCTGGACGGAAACGAACGGGCGCAGCGGCGGATAACAAACGCGCTTGCCGGTGTCGACCGCGGCTCCAAGCTTGCGAGCCAGCTTCTCGCTTTCGGGCGGCGGCAACCGCTGGAACCGAAGGTCGTCAACATCGGGCGGCTGGTTTCAGGCATGGGCGACATGCTGCGGCGAACCATCGGTGAAAATGTCGAAGTTGAAACCGTGGTGTCGGGCGGGCTGTGGAATACATTCGCGGACCCTGCGCAGCTCGAGAATGCACTGCTCAATCTGGCCATCAACGCGCGCGACGCGATGAACGAGCAGGGACGCATGACGATCGAGGTGGGGAACGCCTATCTCGACGATGTCTATGCGCTCGATCATCCGGAAATTGCGCCCGGCCAATATGTGGTTCTGGCAGTGACAGATACGGGCTGTGGCATTCCGGCGGATGTGTTGCCGCAGGTATTCGAGCCGTTCTTCTCGACCAAGCCACAGGAGAAGGGCACGGGTCTCGGGCTTTCGATGGTCTATGGCTTCGTCAAACAATCGGGCGGGCACATCAAGATTTACAGTGAGGTCGGACACGGGACGACCGTGAAGCTCTACCTGCCGCGCGTGAACGAGATGGAAGACATAAGCGCGCTGCCGGGGGTTGGCGTTCCAACCGGCGGAACGGAGACCATTCTGGTGGCGGAGGACGACGAGGCCGTGCGCACGGTCGTGGTCGAGATGCTGAACGATCTCGGGTATCGGGTGCTGACGGCGCGGGACGCGGCGAGCGCGCTGACCGTGCTGGAAAGCGGGGTGCCGGTGGACCTGCTCTTTACCGACGTGGTGATGCCGGGACCGCTCAAGAGCACCGACCTTGCGAGGAAGGCGCGCGAAAGGCTGCCCAGTATCGGCGTGCTCTTCACATCGGGCTATACCGAAAATTCGATCGTGCATGGCGGACGGCTCGATCCCGGCGTCGACCTTCTGTCGAAGCCCTATACGCGGGAGGCGCTGGCGCGGAAGCTGCGCCAGGTCCTGGACGGCAAGGAGCCGAAGAAGGCGACAGTGACAATGGCGACGTCGTCCGCCGCGAATGCGCAGGAAGCGGGAGCAACGCCCGCTGCGGGTCTGACGATACTGCTATGCGAGGACGATGCGCTGATCCGCATGAGCACAGCGGACATGCTGCGCGAAGTGGGGCTGATCGTTATCGAGACGGATACGGCGCAAGAGGCGCTCGACATAATCGAGAATGGTGCGGTCGACCTTCTTATCACCGATGTGGGACTGCCGGATATGTCGGGCGTGGAACTTGCGCTGGCGTTGCGGAAATCCAGGCGGGACATACCGGTAATCTTCGCGACCGGCCATGCGGAACTCGACGGCGCTGACGGCATATTGCGCAGTGCGGTTGTATCGAAGCCTTATGCGGTGATCGAACTGAAGCGGTGCATCGACCAGCTGATGGCGCTCGGCGCCTAG